The following proteins are encoded in a genomic region of Mycolicibacterium confluentis:
- a CDS encoding glutamate--cysteine ligase codes for MVSSPASSRFDPHRNRIDFAGSYRPTVGVEWEFALVDAATRDLSNEAAQVIAELGENPHVHKELLRNTIEVVTGICRNSAEAMDDIHSTLRTVQQVVRGQGMELFCAGTHPFATWSTQQLTDAPRYAELIKRTQWWGRQMLIWGVHVHVGVSSAHKVMPIISSLLNHYPHLLALSASSPWWEGEDTGYASNRSMMFQQLPTAGLPFQFQTWSEFEGFVADQKKTGIIDHINEVRWDIRPSPHLGTIEVRIFDGVSNIRELSALVALTHCLIVDLDRRLDAGEALPTMPPWHVQENKWRAARYGLDAIIILDDESNERLVTEDLDDLLTRLEPVARSLECTEELARVADIPRVGGSYQRQRRVAEEHDGDLRAVVDALVAELDTDT; via the coding sequence GTGGTGTCATCACCGGCGAGTAGTCGGTTCGACCCCCACCGGAACCGGATCGATTTCGCCGGCTCCTACCGGCCGACGGTCGGCGTCGAATGGGAGTTCGCTCTCGTCGACGCCGCCACCCGGGACCTGAGCAACGAAGCTGCGCAGGTGATCGCTGAACTCGGCGAGAACCCGCACGTTCACAAGGAACTGCTGCGCAACACCATCGAGGTGGTCACCGGCATCTGCCGTAATTCGGCCGAGGCGATGGACGACATCCACTCGACGCTGCGCACCGTTCAACAGGTGGTGCGCGGCCAGGGCATGGAATTGTTCTGTGCCGGAACGCATCCCTTCGCCACGTGGTCCACGCAGCAGCTCACCGACGCGCCGCGGTACGCCGAACTGATCAAGCGCACGCAGTGGTGGGGCCGGCAGATGCTGATCTGGGGTGTGCACGTGCATGTCGGGGTGTCGTCGGCGCACAAGGTCATGCCGATCATCTCGTCGCTGCTCAACCATTACCCGCACCTGCTCGCGCTGTCGGCGTCCTCGCCGTGGTGGGAGGGCGAGGACACCGGTTACGCCAGCAACCGGTCGATGATGTTCCAGCAGTTGCCCACCGCGGGCCTGCCTTTCCAGTTCCAGACCTGGTCGGAGTTCGAAGGTTTCGTCGCCGATCAGAAGAAGACCGGCATCATCGACCACATCAACGAGGTCCGGTGGGACATCCGGCCGTCGCCGCATCTGGGCACCATCGAGGTGCGGATCTTCGACGGCGTCTCCAACATTCGGGAACTCTCGGCGCTCGTCGCACTCACGCACTGCCTGATCGTGGACCTCGACCGGCGCCTCGACGCGGGTGAAGCGCTGCCGACCATGCCGCCCTGGCATGTGCAGGAGAACAAGTGGCGGGCCGCGCGGTACGGTCTCGACGCGATCATCATCCTCGACGACGAGAGCAACGAACGCCTGGTCACCGAGGACCTCGACGACCTGCTGACCCGGCTGGAGCCCGTCGCACGATCGCTGGAGTGCACTGAGGAACTGGCCCGCGTCGCCGACATCCCCCGGGTGGGCGGGTCGTATCAGCGACAGCGCCGCGTCGCCGAGGAACACGACGGCGACCTGCGGGCCGTCGTCGACGCCCTTGTCGCAGAACTCGACACCGACACATAA
- the sodC gene encoding superoxide dismutase[Cu-Zn]: MVKTAVKSASVAVLAAPVALLAACSPPGQVPSDAPATTPSIWTGSPAPSTPGGHGSEGGHGAAAGSLLVPINDASGAEVATATFEFSSGYATVTVETTGTGKLAPGFHGLHIHSVGKCEPNSVAPNGGAPGDFNSAGGHFQVPGHSGHPASGDLSSLQVREDGSAKLVTTTDAFTEEDLLAGGKTAIIIHEKADNFANIPPERYNQVNGTPGPDETTMATGDAGKRVACGVITGE, translated from the coding sequence ATGGTCAAGACCGCCGTGAAATCCGCCTCAGTCGCAGTCCTTGCCGCCCCTGTCGCGCTCCTGGCAGCGTGCTCGCCGCCGGGACAGGTTCCCAGCGACGCCCCGGCGACCACCCCGTCGATCTGGACCGGTTCGCCGGCGCCGTCGACTCCCGGTGGGCATGGGTCGGAAGGCGGCCACGGTGCGGCGGCCGGTTCGCTGCTGGTGCCGATCAACGACGCCTCGGGTGCTGAGGTCGCGACCGCGACGTTCGAGTTCAGCTCCGGGTACGCGACGGTGACGGTGGAGACCACCGGCACCGGCAAGCTGGCTCCCGGCTTCCACGGTCTGCACATCCACTCGGTCGGCAAGTGTGAGCCGAACTCGGTGGCGCCCAACGGTGGCGCGCCCGGCGACTTCAACTCCGCCGGTGGCCACTTCCAGGTGCCCGGCCACAGCGGACACCCCGCCAGCGGCGACCTGAGCTCGCTGCAGGTGCGCGAGGACGGCTCGGCCAAGCTGGTGACCACCACCGACGCCTTCACCGAAGAGGACCTGTTGGCCGGCGGCAAGACCGCGATCATCATCCACGAGAAGGCCGACAACTTCGCCAACATCCCGCCGGAGCGCTACAACCAGGTCAACGGAACGCCCGGCCCCGACGAAACCACCATGGCCACCGGTGACGCGGGCAAGCGGGTGGCCTGTGGTGTCATCACCGGCGAGTAG
- a CDS encoding LON peptidase substrate-binding domain-containing protein — MQTPMFPLQSAFLPGEALPLRVFEPRYGALVRDCLAADDPAFGVVLIARGREVGGDDEREDIGALAHIVTFADHGNGQYQLRCVVRERFRVTEWLPDDPYPRAAIELWPDEPGGVTADDIGAVEDQIMRLMERIASARNTPTPPRDAVFGDMPEDPGSRLYALATVLPMNPADRYAVLAAPSPATRLPALREAVETVAAMVEFQLSGD, encoded by the coding sequence ATGCAGACACCGATGTTCCCGCTGCAGTCCGCCTTCCTGCCGGGCGAGGCACTGCCATTGCGGGTGTTCGAACCGCGTTACGGCGCACTGGTGCGGGATTGCCTGGCCGCCGACGACCCGGCGTTCGGTGTCGTGCTCATCGCCCGAGGACGCGAAGTGGGCGGCGACGATGAACGCGAGGACATTGGCGCGCTCGCCCACATCGTCACCTTCGCAGATCACGGGAACGGCCAGTACCAACTCAGATGCGTTGTGCGGGAACGGTTCCGGGTCACCGAATGGCTGCCCGACGATCCCTATCCGCGTGCGGCGATCGAGTTGTGGCCCGATGAACCCGGGGGCGTCACGGCCGACGACATCGGGGCGGTCGAGGATCAGATCATGCGGCTGATGGAGCGCATCGCCTCGGCCCGGAACACGCCGACGCCTCCGCGCGACGCCGTCTTCGGTGATATGCCGGAAGACCCGGGAAGTCGGCTGTACGCGCTGGCGACGGTGCTGCCGATGAACCCCGCCGACCGGTACGCGGTGTTGGCCGCGCCGTCACCCGCGACGCGCCTGCCCGCGTTGCGTGAAGCCGTCGAGACGG